In Mauremys reevesii isolate NIE-2019 linkage group 20, ASM1616193v1, whole genome shotgun sequence, the following are encoded in one genomic region:
- the LOC120387118 gene encoding G2/M phase-specific E3 ubiquitin-protein ligase-like isoform X3, with protein sequence MTCHSQTALGSYQEWGESRPQTSLNAPEMNCRALKLKEEECGLCRRADSNPDTYGQKCQRGKLCVHENCLYHASGLVQRGKDEEGFYGFLYPDIRQELKRAVQKTCCVCGRKGASIACQGRKCTKNFHFPCGSERGCIYQFFGEFRSFCWKHRPVQRVRRRQQQAETICVVCLESMPGKPSYSAMVCPACKHAWFHRDCIQGHALRAALYHFRCPRCRDMGTFQREMFRMGIKIPDRDAAWEEDGAFSDQYHRHSRCDAGCCLYVGGREQSADDGTSAGKSCGPPGFPCCCSSP encoded by the exons ATGACATGCCACAGCCAGACAGCACTGGGCAGCTaccaggagtggggggagagcaGACCACAGACCAGTCTGAA tgcTCCTGAAATGAACTGCCGGGCCCTCAAGCTAAAGGAGGAGG AGTGCGGGCTCTGCCGCCGGGCTGACTCCAACCCCGACACCTATGGGCAGAAATGCCAGCGGGGTAAGCTGTGTGTGCACGAGAACTGCCTG TACCACGCCAGCGGGCTGGTCCAGAGGGGGAAGGACGAGGAGGGATTTTACGGGTTCCTGTATCCGGACATCAGGCAGGAACTGAAGCGGGCAGTTCAGAAG ACCTGCTGTGTGTGTGGCCGCAAAGGGGCGTCCATCGCCTGCCAGGGCAGGAAGTGCACCAAGAACTTCCACTTCCCCTGCGGCTCCGAGAGAGGCTGCATCTATCAGTTCTTTGGGGAGTTTAG ATCTTTCTGCTGGAAGCACCGGCCAGTGCAGCGAGTGAGACGGCGGCAGCAGCAGGCGGAAACCATCTGCGTCGTCTGCTTGGAGTCCATGCCAGGCAAACCCTCCTACAGCGCCATGGTGTGCCCGGCTTGCAAGCACGCCTGGTTCCACCGAGACTGCATCCAG GGACACGCTCTCCGCGCTGCCTTGTACCATTTCCGATGCCCCAGGTGCCGGGACATGGGGACATTCCAAAGAGAGATGTTTCGAATGGGCATCAAAATCCCTGACAG GGACGCCGCCTGGGAGGAAGACGGCGCGTTCAGCGACCAGTATCACAGACACAGCCGCTGTgatgctggctgctgcctgtacgTGGGCGGCAGAGAGCAATCCGCAGACGACGG
- the LOC120387116 gene encoding C-C motif chemokine 3-like, which yields MKVCVAAFAVLLIAALCSQAHSQLDGVNTPTSCCFSYVSKPIPRSLVVKYQHTSSKCSLPAVIFTTKKGREVCSDPNARWVQEYIKHVKQN from the exons ATGAAGGTCTGTGTGGCTGCCTTCGCTGTTCTCCTCATCgctgccctctgctcccaggcCCATTCTCAGCTTG ATGGCGTCAACACCCCAACTTCCTGCTGCTTCAGCTATGTTTCCAAGCCAATCCCACGGAGCCTTGTGGTGAAGTACCAGCACACCAGCAGCAAGTGCTCCTTGCCGGCTGTAAT CTTTACCACTAAAAAAGGCCGGGAAGTCTGCTCCGATCCCAATGCACGATGGGTCCAGGAGTACATCAAGCATGTGAAACAAAACTGA